A part of Bacteroidales bacterium genomic DNA contains:
- a CDS encoding DUF2568 domain-containing protein, with the protein MVRLQAEAVALATFAFWGYHQSDTNLRIFLAVLLPLLFAILWGVFAVRGDPSRSGKTVVQTPGIVRLLLELGLFGAAIWMMLDLDHSLIALVFGLAVAIHYFISFDRIAWLLKQK; encoded by the coding sequence ATGGTCCGATTGCAGGCGGAAGCAGTCGCCCTGGCAACTTTTGCTTTTTGGGGCTATCACCAATCAGATACGAATCTGAGGATCTTTCTGGCGGTCCTTCTCCCACTGCTGTTCGCCATTCTGTGGGGTGTCTTTGCAGTCAGGGGAGACCCCAGCCGTTCCGGTAAAACAGTTGTTCAAACCCCGGGGATCGTAAGGCTTTTGCTGGAGCTTGGATTATTCGGGGCAGCAATATGGATGATGCTGGACCTGGATCACTCCCTGATCGCTTTGGTTTTTGGATTGGCTGTAGCGATACACTATTTCATCTCCTTCGACCGTATTGCCTGGCTGCTGAAACAAAAATGA
- a CDS encoding Fic family protein, protein MSVYIYQKDNWPHFTWNTDLIISLLSEARNLQGRLIGKMELLGFDLRNEALLDTLTLDVLKSSEIEGEILNPDQVRSSIARKLGMDIAGSIESDRNVDGIVEMMFDATQNCFEPLSAERFFDWHAALFPTGRSGMYKIRVADWRKDTTGPMQVVSGAMGKEKVHFQAPDSGLVDNEMLRFLNWFNSDDKTDLVIKAAIAHLWFVTIHPFEDGNGRITRALSDMILARADKSNQRFYSMSAQIRKERRGYYEILEKTQKGNLDITEWITWFLNCLIIALKSTDSILRQVLFKADFWNKHSKTIINERQRKQINKLLDGFDGKLTSSKWAKIAKCSKDTAIRDINDLINKNILRKEAAGGRSTNYELVK, encoded by the coding sequence ATGAGCGTCTATATATATCAAAAAGATAACTGGCCACACTTTACCTGGAATACAGATCTAATTATCAGTCTGCTTAGTGAGGCAAGAAATCTTCAGGGTCGCCTGATAGGTAAAATGGAGTTATTGGGATTTGATCTGAGAAATGAGGCACTCCTGGATACCTTAACATTGGATGTTTTAAAATCGTCAGAAATCGAAGGAGAAATTCTAAATCCGGACCAGGTTCGCTCATCCATCGCCAGGAAATTAGGAATGGATATTGCAGGTTCAATCGAATCTGATAGAAATGTTGATGGAATAGTTGAAATGATGTTTGATGCCACACAAAACTGCTTCGAACCTCTATCAGCAGAAAGGTTTTTTGATTGGCATGCAGCATTATTTCCAACAGGCAGAAGTGGAATGTATAAGATTAGGGTTGCAGATTGGAGAAAGGATACAACAGGTCCCATGCAAGTGGTATCAGGAGCTATGGGAAAAGAAAAAGTGCATTTCCAGGCACCAGATTCTGGATTAGTAGATAATGAAATGCTTCGTTTCCTGAATTGGTTCAATAGTGACGATAAAACAGATCTGGTAATAAAAGCTGCGATTGCCCACCTTTGGTTTGTAACCATTCATCCTTTTGAAGATGGAAATGGAAGAATAACAAGGGCACTGTCGGATATGATTTTAGCAAGGGCAGACAAAAGTAATCAACGATTCTATAGTATGTCAGCCCAAATCCGAAAAGAACGGAGAGGATATTATGAGATACTCGAAAAAACACAAAAGGGTAATCTTGATATCACTGAATGGATAACATGGTTTTTGAACTGCCTGATAATTGCACTAAAATCCACTGATTCAATACTCAGGCAAGTATTGTTCAAAGCTGATTTTTGGAATAAACACTCGAAGACCATTATAAATGAAAGGCAGCGAAAGCAGATCAACAAACTATTAGATGGATTTGACGGGAAACTGACTTCATCTAAATGGGCGAAAATTGCCAAATGTTCAAAGGATACTGCGATCAGAGACATTAATGACTTGATCAATAAAAACATTTTACGAAAAGAAGCTGCAGGTGGGAGAAGTACGAATTATGAATTGGTGAAATGA